A genomic stretch from Coffea arabica cultivar ET-39 chromosome 10c, Coffea Arabica ET-39 HiFi, whole genome shotgun sequence includes:
- the LOC140016182 gene encoding cytochrome P450 81C13-like: MENLCYYLVTILLCSLPLLHIFKNLLFNHVKNKKLPPSPLALPIIGHLYLIKNSLYQDLTSLSSRYGPIFFLQFGCCSFVVVSSPSAIEECFTRNDIILANRPRSMGGDRLSYNYTAVGVVPYGHMWRDLRRLFVVESFSFNSLQRTSVIREEEIKMILRSIYRVSKNGSQVRVELNRWISVFTLNVIMRMLVGRRCIREEDAGEELGMQIIKEFSEMFASGAGIALNLCDFVPILRWIGYKGLEKEMISLHKKRDKFLQGFIDEFQCSDTLLDKEEKAVIPNLLSRKEKESDFLSDDIIKSIALILLTAGRETSTLTTEWAMLLLLNHPKALQKLRTEIDNSVGHGRLVDESDIPKLPYLRCVVNETLRLYPAAPLLLPHQASEDCRVGGYDIPKGTIVLANAWAVHRDPKLWEEPEKFMPERFEGKGLMDKEEFNSKFLPFGIGRRACPGANLGIRSVSLAVGTFIQCFDWDKVEQDGELDIDFSNRITMKKSNHLEALCAPRQESIQLLSQL, from the exons ATGGAGAATCTCTGCTACTACCTCGTCACCATCTTATTGTGTTCTTTACCTTTACTTCACATCTTCAAAAACTTGCTATTCAACCATGTCAAGAACAAGAAGTTACCACCAagtccacttgctttgccaataaTTGGCCATCTTTACCTTATCAAGAACTCACTCTACCAAGACTTGACTTCATTATCATCAAGATATGGTCCAATTTTCTTTCTCCAATTCGGCTGCTGTTCCTTTGTTGTTGTGTCATCTCCATCCGCCATTGAAGAGTGCTTCACCAGGAATGATATCATACTTGCAAACCGTCCTCGGAGCATGGGTGGGGACAGGCTTTCCTATAACTATACAGCCGTTGGGGTAGTCCCATATGGCCACATGTGGAGGGATCTTCGTCGCCTCTTTGTCGTTGAATCTTTCTCCTTCAACAGCCTCCAGAGGACTTCAGTTATCAGGGAAGAAGAAATTAAGATGATTCTCAGGTCAATATACAGAGTTTCAAAGAATGGAAGCCAAGTAAGAGTTGAATTGAACCGTTGGATTTCTGTTTTTACGCTCAATGTTATCATGAGGATGCTTGTTGGAAGACGCTGTATCAGAGAAGAGGATGCTGGAGAGGAGTTGGGGATGCAAATAATTAAAGAATTCAGCGAAATGTTTGCTTCAGGCGCAGGAATTGCGCTGAATTTGTGTGACTTCGTCCCTATATTAAGATGGATTGGCTACAAGGGACTGGAAAAGGAAATGATCTCTTTGCACAAGAAGAGAGATAAATTCTTGCAGGGTTTCATAGACGAATTTCAATGTTCAGATACTCTGCTGGACAAAGAGGAGAAGGCAGTGATTCCAAATCTGCTTTCCCGCAAGGAAAAAGAATCAGATTTTCTATCAGATGACATCATAAAGAGTATTGCTTTG ATACTATTAACAGCAGGAAGAGAAACATCCACACTGACCACTGAATGGGCTATGTTGCTTTTACTGAATCACCCGAAGGCACTACAGAAACTAAGGACTGAGATTGACAACAGCGTAGGACATGGAAGGCTGGTGGATGAATCTGATATTCCAAAGCTTCCCTATCTTCGTTGTGTTGTCAATGAGACATTGAGACTGTACCCCGCGGCACCACTTCTGCTACCTCATCAGGCATCTGAAGACTGCCGAGTCGGGGGGTATGATATTCCAAAAGGTACGATTGTTTTAGCTAATGCCTGGGCCGTGCATAGGGATCCAAAACTCTGGGAGGAGCCTGAGAAATTCATGCCAGAAAGATTCGAAGGGAAGGGATTAATGGATAAAGAAGAGTTCAATTCCAAGTTTTTACCATTTGGGATAGGGAGGAGAGCTTGTCCCGGAGCCAATCTAGGCATTCGGAGTGTTTCATTGGCAGTTGGTACATTCATCCAGTGCTTTGATTGGGATAAAGTCGAACAGGATGGCGAATTGGACATTGACTTCAGTAACAGAATCACTATGAAGAAGTCTAACCATTTGGAGGCCCTATGCGCTCCACGCCAGGAATCAATCCAACTTCTCTCTCAACTTTGA